A portion of the Anaeromusa acidaminophila DSM 3853 genome contains these proteins:
- a CDS encoding RsiV family protein has translation MNERTVSVLKTGLAGMAAAAVLFGAWPQAEAAVITAPPEAKQHQELQGQRLPGEYDVRFNDGLVVSGVLAAKQGQRNAVGLTYRVEDGRQLRLADLFLPGDAYAKRINALIMARPESGRYCFQGIREEQTFYLTPQGIVVYFRPCEIAPARMGQVEFLISFAQVQELLKPEYRNL, from the coding sequence ATGAATGAACGTACTGTGTCGGTTCTGAAAACAGGTTTGGCGGGAATGGCGGCAGCGGCAGTTTTGTTTGGCGCATGGCCCCAGGCGGAAGCAGCGGTAATCACGGCGCCGCCGGAGGCCAAGCAGCATCAGGAATTGCAAGGTCAACGCCTGCCAGGAGAGTATGATGTGCGTTTTAACGACGGGCTGGTTGTCAGCGGTGTGTTGGCGGCCAAACAGGGGCAGCGAAATGCCGTTGGTCTTACTTATCGCGTAGAAGATGGTAGACAGCTTCGCCTTGCGGACTTGTTCCTTCCCGGAGATGCGTATGCTAAGCGTATTAATGCACTTATTATGGCTAGACCGGAAAGTGGGCGGTATTGTTTCCAAGGTATTCGCGAGGAGCAGACATTTTATTTGACGCCCCAAGGTATTGTTGTCTATTTTCGCCCCTGTGAGATTGCTCCAGCCCGCATGGGGCAAGTGGAGTTTTTGATTTCTTTTGCGCAGGTGCAGGAGTTGTTAAAACCAGAGTATCGTAATTTATAA
- a CDS encoding efflux RND transporter permease subunit: protein MQHFNLSEWALKHRQLMYFFMALCFVAGILSYLRLGRAEDPSYTVREMVVSVAWPGATAKQMEEQVVDKIEKKLQETPGLDSIRSKSQPGVATIYVKVDDYVAINQIKPTWLKVRNMVGDIRSTLPADIQGPFFNDTFGDTFGSIYVLTSDDFSMAELKDEADRLRLQLLTLPDVSKVDIIGAQQEKIYIEIENSKLAALQLDPALIVQTLSRQNAMTPAGRMETDSDNVYLRVSGMFQSVEQIQSLGIRANGRTFRLGDIARVHRGYSEPPDAKMYFNGKPAVGLAVSMRDGGNILSLGENLNKELLRIRAEMPAGMEISPVADQPQVVKESISEFMKTLLEAVVIVLVVSFFSLGRRAGLVVVFSIPLVLCCVFIAMKGTGIDLHKTSLGALIIALGLLVDDAIIAIEMMQLKLEQGFDKERAASYAYTVTAFPMLTGTLITAAGFMPVGFSAGSTSEYTGAIFWVVAMALVVSWIVAVTVIPLLGHRILKVTPHIGEAEAGEHEVPDTRFNRAFRRILEFCLRRRWLVIGTTLAAFVACIAMNSLVKEEFFPQSVRPELIVDLTLPEGASLEQTDEALQKFQMLLAEDKRIVNIAGYLKKPTPRFVLVVDAPPGGDNFAQAIILTTSAEARISLEQHIRDVVAPQLPQALVHTRVLSTGPPASYPVMLRVSGEKVGKVREIASQVAAELRGYPGVTTVAYDWFEQGKSVRIAVDQDKARVMGADSQALSASLQTALSGYSITDYRERDKTIPLVLRNEGIDKNDLAALKTLQIHIGQGRYVPLEQIAQISYGAEDASIWRRTLRPTITVQAEVAKGVTGNDVTSGVYERLAPLRQQLPPGYAIAIGGNAEDSARSMAELVEIYPAMIVVILILLMLQLQNISKMLLVLFTAPLGLIGVTLFLVALQKPMGYVAQLGVIALAGMIMRNSVILIDQIDQHLAKGESPWHAIINSALLRFRPIMLTAAAAILAMIPLSGSAFWGPMAVAIMGGLFVATVLTLLFLPALYAAWYKVESKQTE from the coding sequence GTGCAGCATTTTAATCTGAGCGAATGGGCTCTTAAGCACAGGCAGCTCATGTATTTTTTCATGGCTCTTTGTTTTGTGGCGGGGATTCTTTCTTATTTGCGATTGGGACGGGCGGAGGATCCTTCCTATACGGTGCGTGAGATGGTCGTATCTGTGGCTTGGCCGGGAGCGACAGCCAAGCAAATGGAAGAGCAAGTTGTCGATAAAATTGAAAAGAAGCTGCAGGAAACCCCGGGGCTGGACAGCATCCGCAGCAAATCGCAGCCCGGGGTGGCTACGATCTATGTGAAGGTGGATGACTATGTTGCGATTAACCAGATTAAGCCGACATGGCTGAAAGTGCGCAATATGGTGGGCGATATCCGCTCGACTTTGCCTGCGGATATTCAAGGTCCCTTCTTTAATGATACTTTTGGGGATACCTTCGGTTCTATTTATGTGCTGACGTCGGATGATTTTTCTATGGCCGAGCTGAAAGACGAGGCCGATCGCCTGCGCCTGCAACTGCTAACGTTGCCGGATGTGAGCAAGGTGGACATTATTGGGGCGCAGCAAGAGAAAATTTATATCGAAATTGAGAACAGCAAACTTGCGGCGCTGCAGTTGGACCCGGCATTAATTGTACAGACCTTGAGCCGGCAGAATGCGATGACTCCGGCAGGGCGCATGGAGACGGACAGCGATAATGTATATCTGCGCGTCAGTGGTATGTTTCAGAGTGTGGAACAGATTCAGAGCCTGGGCATCAGGGCCAACGGGCGCACCTTTCGTCTCGGGGACATTGCTAGGGTGCATCGCGGCTACTCGGAACCGCCGGACGCGAAGATGTATTTTAATGGTAAGCCGGCTGTCGGTTTGGCTGTGTCCATGCGCGACGGAGGGAATATCCTTTCCTTGGGGGAAAATCTGAACAAGGAACTTTTACGCATACGTGCGGAAATGCCGGCGGGCATGGAGATTTCGCCGGTAGCGGATCAGCCGCAGGTAGTTAAAGAGTCCATTAGTGAATTTATGAAGACTCTTTTAGAAGCGGTAGTCATTGTTTTGGTGGTTAGCTTTTTCAGTTTGGGCCGCCGGGCAGGTCTGGTAGTGGTCTTTAGCATTCCCTTGGTGCTGTGCTGTGTGTTTATTGCCATGAAGGGCACTGGCATTGATTTGCACAAAACGTCTTTGGGGGCGTTGATTATCGCCTTGGGTCTCTTGGTGGACGATGCCATCATTGCGATCGAAATGATGCAGCTAAAGCTGGAGCAAGGCTTCGACAAGGAGCGGGCCGCCAGCTACGCTTATACCGTAACTGCATTTCCCATGCTGACAGGTACGTTGATTACGGCCGCCGGTTTTATGCCTGTAGGCTTTTCCGCTGGCAGCACCTCGGAATACACAGGCGCTATTTTCTGGGTGGTGGCCATGGCTTTGGTAGTGTCCTGGATTGTGGCGGTAACGGTCATTCCTCTCTTGGGACATCGCATTTTAAAAGTGACGCCTCATATCGGAGAGGCCGAGGCGGGAGAGCATGAAGTGCCGGATACTCGTTTTAATCGGGCTTTTCGACGTATCCTGGAATTTTGTTTGCGGCGGCGCTGGCTGGTCATTGGTACGACCTTGGCGGCCTTTGTCGCCTGTATCGCGATGAACAGCTTGGTGAAAGAAGAATTTTTCCCGCAATCGGTGCGGCCGGAGTTGATCGTGGATCTGACGCTGCCCGAAGGGGCGTCGCTGGAACAAACGGACGAGGCCTTGCAAAAGTTCCAAATGCTTCTTGCAGAGGACAAGCGGATTGTGAATATCGCCGGCTATTTGAAAAAGCCGACGCCTCGTTTTGTGTTGGTAGTAGATGCGCCGCCGGGAGGCGATAATTTTGCTCAGGCTATTATCCTTACTACTAGCGCGGAAGCTCGTATTTCTTTAGAACAGCATATTCGGGATGTTGTTGCGCCGCAATTGCCGCAGGCCTTGGTTCATACCCGAGTGCTTTCCACTGGTCCGCCGGCGTCGTATCCGGTGATGCTGCGCGTATCCGGCGAGAAAGTAGGCAAGGTACGTGAAATAGCCTCGCAAGTGGCGGCGGAATTGCGTGGCTATCCGGGGGTTACAACGGTTGCCTATGACTGGTTCGAACAAGGTAAATCCGTGCGGATTGCCGTAGATCAGGATAAGGCGCGCGTGATGGGAGCGGACAGTCAAGCTCTTTCGGCTAGCTTGCAGACGGCGCTGTCCGGTTACAGCATAACGGATTATCGGGAGCGGGATAAAACGATTCCTTTGGTGTTACGCAATGAAGGAATTGATAAAAATGATTTGGCGGCGCTAAAAACGTTGCAAATTCACATAGGGCAGGGACGGTATGTGCCGCTGGAACAAATTGCTCAAATTTCCTATGGAGCGGAGGATGCCTCGATTTGGCGGCGCACGCTGCGGCCGACTATTACCGTACAAGCAGAGGTAGCTAAAGGCGTAACAGGCAATGATGTAACGAGCGGCGTTTATGAGCGTCTAGCTCCGCTGCGCCAGCAGCTGCCGCCCGGGTACGCCATTGCGATTGGCGGTAATGCCGAGGATAGCGCTAGGTCCATGGCGGAGCTGGTGGAAATTTATCCGGCGATGATCGTAGTGATTCTTATCCTGCTGATGCTGCAACTGCAGAACATTTCCAAAATGCTGCTGGTGTTGTTTACGGCGCCCTTAGGCCTAATTGGGGTAACTTTGTTTTTAGTGGCGCTGCAAAAGCCGATGGGCTATGTAGCGCAGCTGGGGGTTATTGCGTTGGCGGGCATGATTATGCGTAACTCCGTAATCTTGATTGATCAGATCGACCAGCATTTGGCCAAGGGGGAATCGCCTTGGCATGCGATTATCAATTCGGCGCTGCTTCGCTTTCGTCCGATCATGCTAACGGCGGCAGCAGCTATTTTGGCGATGATTCCTCTTTCGGGCAGCGCTTTTTGGGGGCCTATGGCGGTGGCGATTATGGGCGGCCTTTTTGTGGCTACCGTGCTGACGCTGCTTTTCTTGCCAGCCCTTTATGCAGCTTGGTACAAAGTTGAGTCAAAGCAAACAGAATGA
- a CDS encoding mechanosensitive ion channel family protein, which yields MRRVVVSCILAALMLCGAAIAAADAFLPKGASEPAEVVFEGEVLFSVLLPEGTFSPEERAGIIEDRLSRLAEEEASLPALNVFRENNEWKITAGQVLIHTVREDEALLAGVDVENLARQRAERMQTALETYKRVRTWEGRGRLAAIEGGGLLVFLCLGWLWKRIGRFVQNLIPWVATLTSARAQLQNWQVLTPLVVGTRLRQLWTVIYRLGWLMLLYIYASFSLSFFSWTKDISGKLLSFLLGPVGQISQWFVDQLPNLMMIVVVLFFSRYALRLIHTVFRQLQNGNLKLNGFYAEWAEPTYRIVRLLWVLLVLVVIFPYIPGSNSEVFKGVSVFVGVLVSVGSSSLMSQILAGTALIYTRAFRVGDRIKVGDVVGDVLEKGLLAVKLKTVKNEEITVPNSTLLSSHVVNYSLLAEGPGLILYTEITIGYDTSWRQVHELLLQAAKETTFILEQPQPFVLQRALNDFYVVYQLNAYTRQPQNMLEIYSELHQRIQDSFFAAGVEIMSPHYMAVRDGSAIAMPQEYPADKAPPASWRVEMQEKK from the coding sequence ATGAGACGGGTTGTGGTTAGTTGTATTTTAGCTGCATTAATGCTTTGTGGCGCAGCGATCGCTGCGGCCGACGCATTTTTGCCCAAAGGGGCAAGCGAACCGGCAGAAGTGGTTTTTGAAGGGGAAGTTTTGTTTTCTGTGCTGCTGCCGGAAGGAACCTTTAGTCCGGAAGAGCGGGCGGGAATTATTGAGGACCGTTTGAGTCGTTTAGCGGAAGAAGAAGCTTCACTGCCTGCGTTGAATGTATTTCGGGAAAATAACGAGTGGAAAATAACGGCGGGTCAGGTGCTTATTCATACAGTTAGAGAAGATGAAGCGCTTCTGGCGGGCGTTGATGTTGAAAATTTGGCTCGTCAACGGGCTGAACGGATGCAAACTGCGTTGGAGACGTATAAGCGCGTTCGTACGTGGGAGGGAAGGGGACGGCTGGCTGCGATTGAGGGCGGCGGCTTGCTAGTGTTCCTTTGTTTAGGGTGGCTTTGGAAGCGAATAGGACGGTTTGTGCAGAATCTGATCCCCTGGGTGGCGACCTTGACGTCGGCGCGCGCTCAGCTGCAGAACTGGCAGGTTTTAACGCCGCTTGTAGTGGGAACTAGGCTGCGTCAGCTTTGGACCGTAATCTACCGTTTGGGCTGGCTGATGCTGCTATACATATATGCGTCGTTTTCATTATCTTTTTTTTCGTGGACTAAGGATATTTCCGGCAAACTACTGAGCTTTTTGTTGGGGCCGGTTGGTCAGATTTCACAATGGTTCGTCGATCAGTTGCCCAATTTAATGATGATTGTAGTTGTTTTGTTTTTTAGTCGTTACGCGCTGCGGTTGATTCATACGGTGTTTCGGCAACTGCAGAATGGGAATCTGAAATTGAACGGATTCTATGCGGAATGGGCGGAACCTACGTATCGCATCGTGCGCTTACTGTGGGTGTTATTGGTTTTAGTAGTAATTTTCCCCTATATTCCGGGTTCTAACTCGGAAGTCTTCAAGGGAGTGTCCGTTTTTGTCGGCGTTTTAGTTTCTGTAGGCTCTTCCTCACTCATGTCTCAGATTTTGGCGGGGACGGCGTTAATCTATACCCGGGCTTTTCGTGTAGGCGATCGGATCAAAGTGGGCGATGTTGTCGGCGATGTCTTGGAGAAAGGGCTGTTGGCAGTCAAATTGAAAACGGTGAAGAATGAGGAAATCACGGTTCCTAATTCGACGTTGCTGTCTTCGCATGTAGTGAATTATTCCTTGCTAGCGGAAGGGCCGGGGCTAATCTTATATACGGAAATAACGATAGGGTATGACACTTCGTGGAGGCAAGTGCATGAGCTGCTATTGCAAGCGGCGAAAGAAACAACCTTTATATTGGAACAGCCGCAGCCATTTGTATTGCAGCGGGCTTTAAATGATTTTTATGTGGTGTATCAATTGAATGCATATACCCGGCAGCCGCAGAATATGTTGGAAATCTATTCGGAATTGCATCAACGCATTCAGGATTCTTTTTTTGCGGCGGGGGTGGAAATCATGTCTCCTCACTATATGGCGGTGCGTGATGGCAGCGCGATTGCGATGCCGCAGGAATATCCCGCCGATAAAGCGCCCCCGGCGAGTTGGCGCGTGGAAATGCAGGAGAAAAAATAA
- a CDS encoding efflux RND transporter periplasmic adaptor subunit, producing the protein MNCRPYAAAMLAALVFLGGCGAKQEVLENKVAVKVESVGASNQLASGLYAGEVKGRKESQLSFRVAGKIQERLVDAGARVAPGDPLFRLEPSDLTLSLERAASGVAGAEADLKLAQRNLERSRELYEQQAISRQAYDTQVAQYEAAEAKARSATAAYGEGGNQLSYSVLTADRAGVVSAISGEVGQVVSAGQPVLTLVGDGEKEVEFAVPENRVQELFAGKPVQVSFWALPGMVVSGNIREVTPQADPVTRTYKVRVSLVQPPEQVYLGMSASVALEAGAVQALRIPLAAVYQSDGQSGVWVVQDEKVHFRPVRLGEYGKNDVVVLEGLAAQETIVVAGVQKLSEGQSVRIWEGGGR; encoded by the coding sequence ATGAATTGTAGGCCCTATGCGGCGGCGATGTTGGCGGCGCTTGTGTTTTTGGGGGGCTGTGGAGCGAAACAAGAAGTATTGGAAAATAAAGTGGCTGTTAAAGTGGAAAGCGTTGGCGCGAGCAATCAATTGGCCAGCGGTCTTTATGCCGGTGAGGTGAAGGGGCGCAAGGAGAGCCAGCTTTCCTTCCGAGTGGCCGGCAAGATTCAAGAACGGTTAGTGGACGCTGGGGCCAGAGTGGCTCCGGGAGATCCGTTATTCCGATTGGAACCCAGCGATTTGACGCTGTCTTTGGAACGGGCGGCTTCCGGCGTGGCTGGTGCTGAGGCGGATCTGAAACTGGCGCAGCGAAATCTGGAACGTTCTCGAGAACTTTATGAACAGCAAGCGATTAGCCGCCAAGCCTATGATACGCAGGTGGCCCAATATGAGGCGGCGGAAGCCAAAGCCAGGTCGGCGACAGCCGCCTACGGCGAAGGGGGCAATCAGCTTTCTTACAGTGTGCTTACGGCGGATCGCGCCGGGGTCGTTTCTGCCATCAGCGGCGAAGTCGGCCAGGTGGTGTCTGCAGGGCAGCCGGTATTGACGCTGGTAGGAGACGGGGAAAAGGAAGTGGAGTTTGCAGTGCCGGAAAACCGCGTGCAAGAGCTATTCGCCGGGAAACCGGTGCAGGTCTCTTTTTGGGCGCTGCCGGGGATGGTGGTTTCCGGCAATATTCGGGAAGTGACGCCCCAAGCGGATCCGGTAACCCGTACATATAAGGTTCGCGTGTCTTTGGTGCAGCCTCCAGAGCAAGTATATTTAGGCATGAGCGCTAGCGTGGCCCTTGAAGCCGGTGCGGTGCAGGCGCTGCGCATTCCCTTGGCCGCTGTATATCAGAGCGATGGCCAAAGCGGCGTGTGGGTGGTACAGGATGAAAAAGTGCATTTTCGCCCGGTGCGCTTGGGCGAGTACGGCAAGAATGATGTGGTGGTGTTGGAAGGGCTTGCTGCGCAGGAAACGATTGTTGTTGCTGGCGTGCAGAAATTGTCGGAAGGCCAGAGCGTCCGCATTTGGGAAGGAGGCGGACGTTGA
- a CDS encoding universal stress protein, with protein sequence MLTSKIMVAYDGSTYSKVALEWALALQERLGVTVDVVTVLPPIGNLFMYADYPMDMTSVRESQKEGMVKSMELLRAECADKGRKVETHILEGHIVDTLIEHSVASGAELIVSGTRGAGGFEGLLIGSVAQKLVAYSKVPVLVVK encoded by the coding sequence ATGCTCACTAGCAAGATTATGGTTGCGTACGATGGCTCAACGTATAGCAAGGTGGCATTGGAATGGGCGCTGGCTTTGCAGGAACGTCTGGGAGTGACGGTAGATGTCGTTACTGTTCTGCCGCCAATTGGAAACCTCTTCATGTATGCGGATTATCCTATGGATATGACGAGTGTAAGGGAAAGCCAGAAAGAAGGCATGGTAAAATCCATGGAGCTGCTGCGTGCGGAATGCGCCGATAAGGGGCGGAAAGTGGAAACGCACATTCTGGAGGGACATATTGTGGATACGCTGATTGAGCACAGCGTAGCTAGCGGAGCGGAGCTGATCGTCAGCGGTACGCGCGGCGCAGGCGGCTTTGAAGGCTTACTGATTGGCAGCGTAGCGCAGAAGCTGGTCGCTTACTCCAAAGTTCCGGTCTTGGTTGTCAAATAG